From the genome of Labedella gwakjiensis:
CGGCATCCCCCTCGACGAGTCCCTCGTCTGTACGGTCGACCAGTTCGTGCGGGCCGACGGCGCCGCAGCCGCGTCCTCCCTCCTGGACGCCGGCGCGGAGTTCGACGCGGTCTTCGCCTTCAACGACCTCCTCGCCCTGGGCGCGATGCACGAGTTCACGGAACGCGGGCTGCGCATCCCCGACGACGTTGCCGTCATGGGATTCGACGACATCGAGGAGGCCCGCTTCAGCTCGCCGGCCCTCAGCACCGTCTCTCCCGACACGGACGCGATCGCGCGCTGCGCGCTCGACCTCCTCCTGAACGAGGCCTCCGACGCGGAGAACCGAGACATCGAGATGACCATCCCCTTCGAGATCGTGAAGCGAGCGAGCACATGACCACGCCCCCTCCCCCTGCATCGCGGCAGGACGGCACCCACCCGCGCCCCCAGCTCCTGCGATCCTCCTGGCAGAGCCTCGACGGCGACTGGGACTTCGCCTTCGGCGACGACCCCGCGGCATTCCCCGACTCCGTGGAGTTCGACCGCACGATCGTCGTGCCGTATCCGCCGGAGTCACCGGCGTCCGGGATCGACGACAAGGGGTTCCACCTGGTCGCCTGGTACCGACGCCGATTCGACCAGTCCGACCTCTCGGCCGCCGGGTACTCCGGCTCGGGTCGGGCGCTTCTCCACTTCGCGGCGGTCGACCGCACGGCCGATGTGTGGGTCAACGGCGCGCACGTGGGCCGGCACGTGGGCGGCCAGACACCCTTCTCGTTCGACGTCACGGACGTCCTGACATCGGAGGGCGACAACGTCGTGGTCGTGCGCGCGGTCGACGACCCGCACGACGTGGCCGTCCCCCGCGGCAAGCAGGACTGGCGCGAGGATCCCCACGTCATCTGGTACCACCGCACGACGGGCATCTGGCAGCCGGTCTGGCTCGAGGGCGTCCCCGCCGACCGCGTCGAGGCCCTCTCCTGGGAGTACGACCTGCCCTCCGGCCGGGTCGACCTCGACCTGGCCCTCGCCAGACGTCCGGTCGGCGATCTCTGGGCGACCGTCTCGCTCGCCCTCGACGACCTCCACCTGGCCGACATGCGTGTGCGGCTGCTCGACACCACTACGTCGATCAGCCTGCACCTCGCCCGTCAGCGCAACGGACAGCAGCACGAGGAACTCCTGTGGAGCCCCGAGCACCCGCGCCTCATCGACGCGACCGTGACGGTCGACGGCGGGACGGAACCGCTCGACGCGGTCTCGAGCTACCTCGGCCTGCGATCGGTCGGGACGGCCTCCCGCCGCTTCCTTCTCAACGACCGCCCCGTCTTCCTCCGCTCCGTCCTCGCCCAGAACTACTGGCCGGAATCCCACCTCGCCGCTCCCGACGCTGCGGCCCTCCGCCGCGAGGTCGAACTCATCATCGAGCTGGGGTTCAACGCGGCACGTGTGCACCAGAAGGCCGAGGATCCCCGTTTCCTCCACTGGGCGGACCGCCTGGGACTCATGATCTGGGGGGAGACGGCCGGCGCCTACGAGTTCTCGCCCCGCGCGGTCGCCGCCCTGGTGTCCGAGTGGACCGAGATCGTGGAGCGGGACCGATCCCATCCCTCGATCGTCGCCTGGGTGCCGCTCAACGAGAGCTGGGGGGTCCAGCACATCGCGCACGACCCGCGGCAGCAGGCGTTCAGCCGGGGCATCGTCGAACTCACCCGCAGCCTCGACACGACCCGGCCGGTCATCTCGAACGACGGATGGGAGCACACCGACTCCGACATCTGGACGGTCCACGACTACGAAGCCGACCCGGTCGTGCTCGCCTCCCGGTATGGCTCGATCGAGGCGTTCCACGCGATGCTCGCCGACATGGGTCCCGCGGGTCGCCGCATCTCCGTCGGCCAGGAGGATCGGGGCGAACCGGTCATGCTGACGGAGTTCGGAGGGGTCAGCTACATCGACGAGGAGGTCGACGGCGCGTGGGGCTACAGCTCGGCCACCGACGCCGTCGACTTCGCCGAACGCGTGTCGGGAATCGTGGGGGCGGTGTCGGCGTCTCCCCTGCTTTCCGGCTTCTGCTACACCCAGCTCACCGACACCGGTCAGGAGACCAACGGGCTGCTGCGCGCAGACCGCTCGCCGAAGGCGCCGATAGAGCAGATCCGCCGCATCGTGACGGGCGACGCGGCGACCACCTGATCGCGAAAGGGCGAGGGCATCGCCTCCGGCTGCCGCTCGTGCACCGGACACGACGACGGCTGGGCCGGTCGAGCCCCCTCAGGGTCCTCGACCGGCCCAGCCGTTCCTCGCTTCAGGACACCCAGGGCGAGACGGGTGCCCAGCTCACGTCGGTCGCCCACGTCGCCGCGGCGTCCCACGCGTTCGTCCCGCCGTTACTGGCGAGATAGAGGGTCCCGTTGTAGTGGCGGAGGAACAGTGCGGAGTTGCCGACCCACTGCAGGGAGACACCCTGTCCGCTCTTGCCCGGCATCGGACAGAACGTGGCGTCGGTCGCGAAACCGGCCGTCCCGTCGTTCGTCTGCTGCCGGATCTGCGAGCTGGACTGTCGGAGATACCCGTTGGCGAAGTTCGAGGACTCGAACGACACGCACGACGGGTTCGACAGGCCGGGCCGCACGATCCACGTCGCGTCGGACTTGTCCCCGCTCGAGCTCCCCGCGGAGACCCCCGACAGCAGACCGTTGCCGAAGGCGTGACGGGCGTAGCTCGACGTGCAGCACGACGTCGTCGCCTGGAGCGACACGCGCGTGCCGGGGCTGAGCGCGACGGAGGGCGTCACGGCGAACTTCTGCGACGCCGCTCCCGTGCACGGTTGGATCTCGAGGATCGTCCCGTTCGCCGTCGCCCCACCCGTGGCCGTCAGGCAGAGCCCCGACTGCGGGTTCTTGAGCGTGCCGTCCGGCTGCTGGACCCATTTCTGTCCACCCACTCCGTTGCAGTTGAACAGGTGGACGTCGGCGCCGGCCGTCGTCACGTTGCCCTTGATGTCGAGGCACCGGGTGAGCGTGCGGAGCGTCTGGTCGTCCGCCTTGTAGA
Proteins encoded in this window:
- a CDS encoding glycoside hydrolase family 2 protein is translated as MTTPPPPASRQDGTHPRPQLLRSSWQSLDGDWDFAFGDDPAAFPDSVEFDRTIVVPYPPESPASGIDDKGFHLVAWYRRRFDQSDLSAAGYSGSGRALLHFAAVDRTADVWVNGAHVGRHVGGQTPFSFDVTDVLTSEGDNVVVVRAVDDPHDVAVPRGKQDWREDPHVIWYHRTTGIWQPVWLEGVPADRVEALSWEYDLPSGRVDLDLALARRPVGDLWATVSLALDDLHLADMRVRLLDTTTSISLHLARQRNGQQHEELLWSPEHPRLIDATVTVDGGTEPLDAVSSYLGLRSVGTASRRFLLNDRPVFLRSVLAQNYWPESHLAAPDAAALRREVELIIELGFNAARVHQKAEDPRFLHWADRLGLMIWGETAGAYEFSPRAVAALVSEWTEIVERDRSHPSIVAWVPLNESWGVQHIAHDPRQQAFSRGIVELTRSLDTTRPVISNDGWEHTDSDIWTVHDYEADPVVLASRYGSIEAFHAMLADMGPAGRRISVGQEDRGEPVMLTEFGGVSYIDEEVDGAWGYSSATDAVDFAERVSGIVGAVSASPLLSGFCYTQLTDTGQETNGLLRADRSPKAPIEQIRRIVTGDAATT